The DNA region tttgttttggaatctgttgtgttgcttatttagaaagaagcagccatatgaaacattcaattacttttttaatgaactcgtaGCAGTGAAAACATAGCATCACATCACAAAGCATCCTAGCCAGACGCTCTCATCTCTTCTTCTCCGCATGATACGTACACACTCCTACAGCGCCACTCACTGGCCTAACTGGTATTGTCACAACATCAACATTGCATGTGTCTGAAAACACAACAGAAATGGTTTTAAAAATAAGGaaaccttattattttgcctcatttagatcaaattataatcagtaGAAGAATTTaaactaatgcttcgtcgtagctcccagctaaaggTACATGTGTGGCAAAAGAATataagtaaatgttttctctgtgAGCTATGAAAAattaacatctttgtgaaagtgcactcctgtggaaagacacttcatcacattcgagtttaaagactgatatttatacacAGGTTAAAAATAACCCTATGAGAAGTTCAAATAATCTATAACTttcatattaattgtattaataataaataataatttcaaattcatataaataatgataataatatacTTTAAATTCATCAAATTCAAAAGTAAATTCGAAAAGTTAAGATATTAACATAAACTAATAAAGTTTTAAACTATAGATTTTTTTaccctgcttttttttttttttttaccctgcctcttaaaagaatcgaaatcgagaatcgttcagaaccggaatcgaaatatAGAAccagaatcgttcaatttcaaacgatgcccaaccctaccaaTGATCTTGTGGACCAGTATTTCATTGTTCTGTCTTTAAAAACACGGCATaagaagtcaaaatggattgttgCTATGTGTGTGACTGTCTTCAGTCAGGAACAAAGTACACGGTGCAGTGTGAGCATCATACCTGTGTGCGTTCTGGCATGCCGCTGCAACTCATCACTGCGCGTGAAACGTTTGCCGCAGAAAACCCAGTTGCAGACGAACGGCCGCTCGCCCGTGTGCAGGCGAACGTGCGCTCGCAGCAGCGACGTCTTGCGGAAGGTCTTCTCACATCCGGGAAAGTGACAGATGTGCTTCCGCTTGCCCATGTCGCCCGGCCTGCAGAGGATAGTGTTAAAATCCTCATTACAATTGAATTTTAGGGATGTACCTATCCGATCACGGGATCAAAAATCGGGCCGATCACGccgtttttcagaggattggaatcgggtgaTAAGGATTGGGatcttaattaaaaacaataattgtgtttttctgctttatgctcgtacagcctctcaccctccctcctgctgcttttcttgctcaaCAGTGCaactggcgtttggtacttaaagttaacgacgattgacaggtttgtagctttgatctggtgaGAGAAAGGCTCGGTAGCTCTACACTTAAAGGCACAAATGGGTTAATCATAGTTTAGTCAATCTTCAAATTATCGAGACGTTGTTTCCCGCAGCATGagcgaatttgagtggactcactcaattaagcattgaataaagacaaacatttttctaagttattcttgtttaaaaataagcgTGGATTTTCTCTAGGTTCCTAgtaccacatcccaaaaaaatgtgcaatgtatgctgattgaacactctaaattgtccgtaggtgtgagtgtgtgcgtgaatggttgtgtgtcaatacagttgtggtcaaaagtttacatacacttatgaagaacataatgtcatggctctcttgagtttccagttatttctacaactctgatttttctctgatagagtgattggaacagatacttctttgtcacaaaaaacattcatgaagtttggttcttttatgactttattatgggtgaaaagaaaaaagtgatcaaatctgctgggtcaaaaatatacatacagcagcgctaatatttggtaacatgtcccttggccattttcacttcaattaggcgcttttggtagccatccacaagcttttggttgaatctttgaccactcctcttgacagaattggtgcagttcagttaaatttgatggctttctgacatggacttgtttcttcagcattgtccacaagttctcaatggggtttaagtcaggacttcgaaaaccttaattctagcctgatttaaccattccattaccacttttgatgtgtgtttggggtcattgtcctgttggaacacccaactgcgcccaagacccaatcttcgggctgatgacgttaggttatcttgaagaatttgaaggtaatcatccttcttcattatcccatttactctctgtaaagcaccagttccattggcagcaaacagccccacagcataatactaccaccaccatgcttgacggtaggcatggtgtacttggggttaaaggcctcaccttttctcctccaaacatattgctaggcattgtggccaaacagctcgatttttgtttcgtctgaccacagaactttcctccagaaggtcttatctctgtccatgtgatcagcagcaaacttcagtcgagccttaaggtgacgcttttggagcaagggcttccttcttgcacagcagcctctcagtccatggagatgcaaaacacgcttgactgtggacactgacacctgtgttccagcagcttctaattcttggcagatctgctttttggtgattctcggttgaatcttcaccctcctgaccaattttctctcagcagcatgtgatagcttgcgttttcttcctgatcgtggcagtgacaaaacagtgccatgcactttatacttacaaacaattgtttgcactgttgctcttgggacctgcagctgctttgaaatggctccaagtgactttcctgacttgttcaagtcaatgattcgctttttcagatccatgtatgtatatttttgacccagcagatttgatcattttttctgttaactcataataaagtcataaaagaaccaaacttcatgaatgttttttgtgacaaagaagtatctgttccaatcactctatcggagaaaaatcagagttgtagaaataactggaaactcaagagagccatgacattatgttcttcacaagtgtatgtaaacgtttaaccacaactgtatgtggtctgcgactggctggcaacctgttCAGAGTGTTCCCTGCCTTCTGCATGGATTCagctgtgataggctccagcaacccCATGactctcgtgaggataagcggttcagaagatgaatgaattatatgaatgttatggagagtgattaaaagtatggcattaaaggtgatgcaatgagAAATGTGTGTCCGCatctacattttgtgctggtgcaccttgagaaaaaagtaaaaaggagccttggcaatatactgcatatcgcaatgttaattttttccaagATCTTTCAGGCctaatatagatttttttttaaggactaaaagtaacaaaataatccagaaatacaatggcattgccaaaagatacacAAATATACACGTTTTATACTCTTCAACACGGAAAAAGCAGATattgtaaaaagtacagtactgtaacatgtttggaacttttgttccatttttttcctgtatCGGATCACGACTCAGGTCAAAATCTACCTCCCCaggcccccccgccccccccaaaaaattgtcaaaatgccAAGGTTTCCCTTTTACTTAAGAGCCCAACATTAGTGTTGCATACTGGGTGGTAGCTAATCCTACCGTTTCTCCGCGTCTTTACAGTTGGGACATGTGCAGGCCATGCGCCTCTTTTTTTCGCTAGTGTGTCCAGGAAGTTCAAGCGTCAGCGTCTGGTCCACATGGATGGTGGGCTGGCCCTGAGCCGCCACACCTGCCAACTGGAGGCTGCCGCCCTGCATTGTCTGCACGGTCAAGTGCTGCTGGcctgacaaaaaaacaaaaacataagtgACCTTTCATGCACGACTTGTGGGAATTTGAATTCATTTCAgcattcatttaactcattggctagttaaatgcatcaaaaaaatgtgcacaCACCTCCTGCATTGGTGATGGTAACAGGAACTCCCTGTACTTGTACGCCGTTGATGCTGATGGTCTGTACTGCCTGTGTTGACGACAGCTGCGACGAGTTCAGCGCCATCATCCCTCCCGCCGGCGCGATCTTTGCCAAGGTGCGCTCTTTCCTGCCGCCTGTAGTCGTCTTCTTGACAGCTGCGGCGGTTGGGAGCGGCGAGGCGGGGGTGGCAACCGGAGTGGTGGGTGTCGACGGCGTAGAGACGGTGTCTTGGAGTTGTACGGACCGCCACTCACCGGCACCAGTCTTGTAAAAGATCTGACAAAAGAAGACAATTTATGTATTTTCACTACCATTGCACCCATACCGTTATTAGTTTCAGTGTCGATACGGCATAATTGGCATCTGCGAATACcacattttccgcactataaggcgcatcggagtatAGGGCACAACCAGAATGAATAgcttattttcaaatatttttcatatatagggcgcaccgcattataaggtgcagtagtagtagtcgtaGTAGTGGTGGTTGGGGTGgtttatgcatccactagatggcgctCCGCTATAGGGAATTtcttgccatgattaaccaatatgatCCATATATAATGTGCATCGAATTATAAGAcgatattaattattattattattataagtaatctaattaattacttttcccatcttcttTACCGTtattgaggatgtgaaggggcgctagtacaatttggttgaatgaagcgcgagttgtctgattttgtcacagctcCCTGGGAGAAAGCAGAGTGGGACGGGGGAAGAGGGAGGGGGTGATGACGGTGTcgcaaacgcgatgatgattggcaaggtggctcggagcgttagcatagcattcgtatTACCGTTAGCATTAAGCGTGACTagtgtcaacttttttttttgttaaaatacagttcgtggcgtccaggtggctacaattgatttaaaacaatgtacagtactgttttcctgctgagtgtgcattatcaacACTAACCTGGTGTTGTCCTTCTAGAtgcaacaaaatgtttttttttattaccaaaaatagtcacttgccctaaacttttcttgaatgacttaTCCATGAACCTcgtgtgatgttttttaatcaaaacaactagagcaaagacaagagaggcaggagattcagagcttTACTGGCATattgaataaaatatctaaatacagtatattaggggtgtggtgATACGaatcacggttcagtacgtagCTCGGTACAGGGGTCAATGTTCAGTGCAGTTTCAGGACAACAGGAAAATTAAAAGGCTTTtcttctcacagcatttgaaagttcaaGTTTGTATATCATTACGCTTTTATAAAGgtgattttttgattttttttttttatgtaaaaagtGTCACCGCCCTTTTGTTTGATGGGAGGGGAGGTGGGaaaatcagttcaattcaatcaattAATATCGACATCTTTGACGTGAAAGATGTTCTAGGATGTAATAAGGTGTAGAACATGtaaagtaacatcagttactttgccgagtaactaattactcttacaatgaggtaactgagctaCTCATTTACTAATTGGGAGACGTAATTTGTAACccgaactaattacttttttaaagtaagattaacaacactggccatgACAGCAATTTATTTGCATTTATTTGAGTGAgaatgcagtaatttagtatgaAAAGAAATtgtttaaaacatatttttcaaaatatgtgGTATCATTAGAGCATTTGCATCGGCCGATACCACAAAAATCTATGCAGTTAAAACTTTGTTTGGGTGCATTTTATTAGGAATGAATACATATACACTAATTATATTCCAACCATTAAATCTTGGAAtagtctcaaaaaaataaaacatgatgGTTAAATTCAGCTGGTCACATTTTTGCACACCTGTGGTGGCGCCGTATCTGGTGACGCCACCTGCAGGCCCGAGGGCACGGGCGACTGTCTTTGCGGGACCGGAGGCAGCGAGGCAGAGGCGGCCTGAACCACCTTCAGGGCCTGCTGGGGGATCTGAACCACCGGAGGGTCCTGCTTGGACGGCACCAGCTGCACCTGCTGGACCACCGCCGGCTGGCCGGGACTCTGCACTATCAGTAAGTTGTTTCCCGCCTGTGGACATACAAAGGTACACAATTAAAATTGAAaccaaacaccaaaaatgaGGAAACCGTGGTTGCAAAatccaaaacaaagaaataaactAATAATGCAAAGAAAACGCAGATGCAAAAGATGTCATATGATGCTATTCtgtattatattaatattttactGTGTCGTTTTTACtcattttagaaaaaaagaacaaaacaatTCGAACTGTAAAATATAGTTGATTTtgtaaaatatgtttttgtCGGACTGCCAAAATTGTGAGTGGGACGCGGCCCTCCAGAGGGTCTAATACGTATGGCGTGTTCCGCCTGACAGGCAcgttgtagctcattcatactggacatacaaaatcacatgcttttgACTTTGACGTTGTTAAATCATAGATTTGCATGACCGaatgtaggagtgggaacctcttgataACTCACGATactatacaatttgcgatacaaagctcatgataatgatgatctgacgatatggcgaaacaacgattatcaatacattggtcaggaaatcattctaggatattctacaaacaactaatgaacagaaaaacaatcttctgctgtgaattggaatgagtttatcacttgtagacgtccaatccatttgaactgggagggtggcagcgaatgatcattcgttcattcgctgccatccctcccctttcaaacggattgaacgtctatggctgtcagtggcagtcaatgccaggcaatgaggtaattttgggccatttaaggtcatttacctgttgattttcagttactttctgttgattttggggtattttatgggtcactagctgtttgagttacagaacagaaagtgacctgggaatcacccgaatcaataggcagtgactcaaactcaacagcaaatgacctgtaaaagccctgaaaatcggacacaatgtaaatgctctggtttcgaatgaacaaacattcccAGGCTAaatgattgggcgtcgagcaccatcaatgtaGCCTTATACtgtagttaactgagacactattatggtggaagacttTGGTAGCAActggttcccttttttttttaattgacctttttaaaacaatacctcgattcttggcaggagcatatcgataaccttttgggatacaaagtatcacgatgtatcaccatttcgatatattatCACACCACTAATCGAGTGCGTGCACCACTGCACTTGGCTCACTTTCACGTCTGCagtaacattcgttcattcacccaattccagtcaaaatggactgaacGTCtagagctgtcaatggcagccaatgagttaacaaggaagtgacacaaaaatgccccaaaaccaaccagAAGTGacaccaaatgaacaggaagtaacctggaaatgcctcaTAATCAACAGGACGAAGCCCGGGAATGCCCGAAAAATCAACTGGAAACAATCCATAATTTCCAGGAAGTGTCTTAAGAACACGCCCTTCGTAAGAATCTTAAAGTTACATAGAAGCAAAGGTGGGCAGAGTAGCCTAAATTTTGAGTCAAGTAAGAGTagaattacttcaaaataatattactcagtaaaaataaatttgatgaaaagaatacacaagtaatgagtaacattgtgaggaaCTGCTTAggatgtttatatatatattttttaaatggtactttttttctcagcatgaagttatctacagtatatgaactgtttttattatactgtacctattacataacaacatttagccaaagaaaaaaaaaacattgaattccgacAGCAGTacggaagcattattcgtccaaagagcctgagtgctctctagtggagaaaatagttcctagtttgaatagtgaatagtttctTCATAGTTCCCATTATGAAATTAGAAGGAGAATATTTCCGGTTTGCCGTGGTCAATcggcgccaaataaaaactggaagacAGGTTAagatccgcgctttcgagtcatgttgagggcagtgctcTATGTAAAATACCtaatttttttacggtgctttaaacactcgacgtgattgaacaggctgacgTGAACATTGAACAGcacgcttgagtctgattggtataatggagtcatgtctttattgttgcgacgtctcattggtgaaactggtagagctactgttggcatcactgccaaaaaaagaagtaaaaaagaagtacttttttctcaaaaaaatactcaagtaaatgtaatgcattactacccacctctgcatagaacttatgtacagtataactAATAATAATTGCCTGCCATTAACAACAATAGGCGTCCAATTCACTTATTCtggaaagactggctgtgaacgcgttcaatgccattgactggtcaaaatggattggatgtcgagcGCCGTCAAAGGCAGCCTGTGAGTTAACTTTTTTGGCCAAATATAAACTATTCCAGCCCGCATGAGATCTAATTGCCATAAATGTGGCCCGCAAaccaaacagtttttgacacccctgctttgGCCTAAAATCAGTCAAGACTTCCAGTTTCTGGTTTGTTGACAATAAACAGTTGCATAATTCAAGTTATTGCTTGATTATTAAGCACAAAATTTTATACATTATGGGCTGCCCTTAAACACGAACTTTTTTTTAGTACATCATAGGGCAGCTAAAACAGTTTCTTGTAATCTTAAATGATTACAATATTCCGTGACGTTTCAGCTGAAAATTTCGGCCAATTAATTTTCAGTGCAACACTTCACAAAGGCATTAAAAagaaggtacagtggggcaaataactatttagtcaaccaccaattgtgcaagttctcctccttgaaaatattagagaggcttgtaattgtcaacataggtaaacagcAAACAgccatcccagtcaaaattaattggaagtctatcgttgtcaatagcagccaatgagttaatacttgaaaatgaattttaaaaaacccAATCATTTTCACCCAATTCTGATCTAAAATTGAAGAGATCGGGCCTGATATCCCaccaacgatcggatcggggacatccctatttgtaagttttttttttctcagagtaGTGCTGTGTGCTTGTAAAGTGTATTGAAGGGTGGCACTAAACCTGGGTGATAAAACGATAATTATCTTTAGAGATGCAAcaacattttttgagttttgtgtaaaatgataatgatttaattttttttccattctcttcagtggtttttaattgcaagcaaaataaattacgatattactaccaaagcatttgtaattgtaatagttttctggaagaaattgagcattatcagacagaattgcaggggtgccaatacttttggccagcactgtattggGGCAATTTTGCTAACTTTGGagcaatatacagtacaatacACATGGTTTGCTTGCATGGTACTTGTTTCTTGCCAGACTTTACAAACCAAACTTTCCAGGCATTTATTGACAATACTGTTGACCTATCTGCATCTCACTGCTATTGCGCCGTCCGGCATCAATCTAGCTTGGTTTGAGTCCATTCAAGCCACATGAATGGTTCAGTGTGGAACACTGCGCATTACAATTGCCTGTCAAAACACGAATGCTTATTCAAGTCCATCCGCCGTCTCATCCTTTGTATCTCCTTTACCCTCTTCACAAGTGGCAATGCCCATTTTATTTTACTCGAATACTTTATCAAAGTTATTTTTCAGCATTGTCCCACCGATAGCACTATTTGATTTGTTAAACGCTGAGTAAATGTATGGGTAAAAAGTTAACAACCAAGTGAAAACCCAAGCCAAACGAATTCCTGTCAGCCAAGTTAACTTCTCTTGTAGACAACTGGAAGCAGTCGGCTCGCAGGTTGTTGCAAGTTTGCTGCTAATTAGCCTCCTATGAGGTGGCCTGATGAACTCATCTAAGtaaccttgagcaagatactgaaccccacgttgctcctggtgctgtgtcaccagtaggtaatgGCAAAGTAGTGTAAAGCTCTTTGAGGGCCTCGGAAGGTGGAAAAACGCTATACAAGTactgtataacaccatttaccatcctAGAACTGTTACACAGCTAGTTGGAATGGTTTCTACACCTGAATGATGTTGTCAGCAGTTTCTATCAAGATGGTCTCCAATTGCTCCGGGGGTGGTGATGTAGGTTGCgggggcggcggcggcggcgctgGAGGCGGCGCTTGAGCGGGCAGCGTCACTTTCTTCTTCCTGCCTCGTCGCTGTTTTCCCACGACAATGGGCGCCACTGCCGATGTCTCGGTTACGATCTGTGCACCGCCGACCTCGCCCGTTGCCACATTAAGCGGCAGTGTGAGTCCGCCGGGTAACTGCACAACATTTGTGGTGCTCGACTTCTTCATTTTGGGCGAGGGTTTAATGGCGACAGTCTTTGGTGAAGGTATAGGGGTGGTGACGGGGGCAGCGGCCGCCTGGGCCGGAACCGACATGGGGGTGGTGATGAAGGCCTGGTTGGTGCCCGGTATGAGCTGGATCTGGCCCCCTTGAGGCATCACCTGGATAGTCTGTGCCCCTGGGATCTGTGGCATCACCTGGTACTGGATATTGGTAGGGCCCTGGGAGCTGGGCCGGCCCGGGGTCTGCTGTATGGTGAGCACTATGGGGCTGCCGGGGGAGCTAGCACCCAGGCCGGCGGGGAGCTGAATTACATTGCCCTTGGCCTGGAGGAAACCAAGGTTCTTGGGGGGCGCCGGCGCGATGGGGGCCGGCTTGATGGGGAGCAGGCGGCGAGGCTGCGGCTGTGCCGGCGGCGTAGCTGCGGGGGCTTGGGCGGCGGGGGGTCCAATCTTACTGCAGGTGGCCGCCAGCAGGGCCAAAGGGGAAGGTTGACTGTcctggaaaaaaacaaagaagttttcattgtgatttagatataacaaagtacaaaactATTGTTGTTGTATGCagtctagagctgtcccgactagtcgacattgtcgacgtcatcgatgacgtaaatgcgtcgacaggcaaaacataccgtcgacgggtaatgaagggttaaaaaaaaattacatgcggatgaagtttagaatggcgggcgctcgcgatgcaagctgTTGTTACTAACACCCCCAagtgggccgctgttatttcaatgtgaccggcattgtcagactgagcaaagaggaagaaagtgggcgagcgagagagagggagtgagATCGTTGAGTTGGGAAAGTGCGTGGGTAGCGCGGAGTTCAGCGGCTGCAGCtgctacgtttttgttttggtcaataaaagtatccagaaagagcatccgacgcctctcgttGTTtctatgcacgccgccgccttcctgaggaggaaacgggccgaaccgacgacaacaagCCAAGTGAATCactggttcactcctcactacggcgaggagttgaaaacaccgccaattaccaaaaggggcagaattggtgacacgtgaaagtggcataaagccaaaaaagcggaccagaatagccagagcctggaataatttcaaggaaaatatggagggtgccattgtgtgtactctttgctaaactgagctcgcataccgtagcacgtcggctatgaatgaacacttgaagcgccgtcacccaagtataatttcgaagacaacaagaaacaacaagcaagCGGATTGTTAAGTCCatacgtttacatttttttcgcactagttaatgccatcatcatttgacctcattgtttgtgatttattattgatatcttatgttatttatttatatgttaataaagaatttaggtgttccaaaatgtttttttgtgaattactaagcttcaacaaaaatttcattattaaagtagtaaaaaaaaaaaaaaaaaaaaattattagattactcgagtgactaatcgggaggaaattagttgtttgggacagctctaatgcAGTCATTCTTTATCCTTTGTGGTTTTGgacatgaatgaatgttcaacaTTTGTGGAAATTAAATATGCATTGTCCCCTAAAAATGTTGACTCACCTGTGTGGTGGTGGTAGAGGGCTGGAGGTATTCACTGGGACTGACAGCAACTACGGTGGCCATAGTTTCCTTTGACTCTGCAACACACACATATGACAAAATAAACAGCGGCTAAAATCAAATTACCTTGGTTATAAATCGCGGTACTTTGTATCCCATTAGGTTATCAATATACCATTTTAAAAAGAGGTCACTATTTAATAAAGGAACCAATCATTTTCAACCAGACCAAAATATTCCACTAAAATAGTGTatgtcaactcattggctgccattgacagtgctaaacGTCCACTTCGTGACTGGGGGGATGAACGTTAATttgtccctcccagtcaaaatgaattggtctagcgccatcaatgacaCTCAACGatgagcattcaaagccagtcctggcagtttaaattaattggacagCTATCGTTGTCATTGGCAGGCAAGGGATTAAAAGACAATTGTTTACAAGAATGTTGCAGTAATATCGTGttgctgtatttatttacagaaaTGTTGCATTGAAAAG from Corythoichthys intestinalis isolate RoL2023-P3 chromosome 8, ASM3026506v1, whole genome shotgun sequence includes:
- the sp2 gene encoding transcription factor Sp2 isoform X1; protein product: MGSVCFEAPRTANVVMSESKETMATVVAVSPSEYLQPSTTTTQDSQPSPLALLAATCSKIGPPAAQAPAATPPAQPQPRRLLPIKPAPIAPAPPKNLGFLQAKGNVIQLPAGLGASSPGSPIVLTIQQTPGRPSSQGPTNIQYQVMPQIPGAQTIQVMPQGGQIQLIPGTNQAFITTPMSVPAQAAAAPVTTPIPSPKTVAIKPSPKMKKSSTTNVVQLPGGLTLPLNVATGEVGGAQIVTETSAVAPIVVGKQRRGRKKKVTLPAQAPPPAPPPPPPQPTSPPPEQLETILIETADNIIQAGNNLLIVQSPGQPAVVQQVQLVPSKQDPPVVQIPQQALKVVQAASASLPPVPQRQSPVPSGLQVASPDTAPPQIFYKTGAGEWRSVQLQDTVSTPSTPTTPVATPASPLPTAAAVKKTTTGGRKERTLAKIAPAGGMMALNSSQLSSTQAVQTISINGVQVQGVPVTITNAGGQQHLTVQTMQGGSLQLAGVAAQGQPTIHVDQTLTLELPGHTSEKKRRMACTCPNCKDAEKRPGDMGKRKHICHFPGCEKTFRKTSLLRAHVRLHTGERPFVCNWVFCGKRFTRSDELQRHARTHTGDKRFECNQCQKRFMRSDHLTKHYKTHINTKNL
- the sp2 gene encoding transcription factor Sp2 isoform X2; translation: MATVVAVSPSEYLQPSTTTTQDSQPSPLALLAATCSKIGPPAAQAPAATPPAQPQPRRLLPIKPAPIAPAPPKNLGFLQAKGNVIQLPAGLGASSPGSPIVLTIQQTPGRPSSQGPTNIQYQVMPQIPGAQTIQVMPQGGQIQLIPGTNQAFITTPMSVPAQAAAAPVTTPIPSPKTVAIKPSPKMKKSSTTNVVQLPGGLTLPLNVATGEVGGAQIVTETSAVAPIVVGKQRRGRKKKVTLPAQAPPPAPPPPPPQPTSPPPEQLETILIETADNIIQAGNNLLIVQSPGQPAVVQQVQLVPSKQDPPVVQIPQQALKVVQAASASLPPVPQRQSPVPSGLQVASPDTAPPQIFYKTGAGEWRSVQLQDTVSTPSTPTTPVATPASPLPTAAAVKKTTTGGRKERTLAKIAPAGGMMALNSSQLSSTQAVQTISINGVQVQGVPVTITNAGGQQHLTVQTMQGGSLQLAGVAAQGQPTIHVDQTLTLELPGHTSEKKRRMACTCPNCKDAEKRPGDMGKRKHICHFPGCEKTFRKTSLLRAHVRLHTGERPFVCNWVFCGKRFTRSDELQRHARTHTGDKRFECNQCQKRFMRSDHLTKHYKTHINTKNL